One window of Biomphalaria glabrata chromosome 6, xgBioGlab47.1, whole genome shotgun sequence genomic DNA carries:
- the LOC106066807 gene encoding stomatin-like protein 1 isoform X1 — translation MASQSHSVKYTALPSSDFDDYGQAFDFSSIFSYNKNTSSNGYQSPNFRSIFTYERNNGSLGKQGKQKTRQLNSDRLARFCLLFAYFVMYIMMFPVLIWFTLKKIPENERLVVFRLGHLLKSKGPGIVLVFPLIDTFQKVNIGLKAFSVPPKQIITADKSIIEVGADIYFQIVDAEKSVTNIQNLDLSIRILVQTALCNLLVQKKLPEIEGERIAIANAVMVSSNKTCQNWGVTITRAELSHIKVLQGPPTKKPAQMCMPPGLFGGSDVPFNISQLAQLITENQGSDHTETIVNLLQTFVGGIKPVEDKAKQLHDSIVHKKEPTETQPIESVNNVELFPALDVDGILLLIQKALNENLVQKVSETFQFDVSGSGTYYLDLKNGQGSVGHGPDPTGHPSAVLSLSFADLQAMLFGQLKPFHAYMSGRLKVAGDTAAALKLEELGLRIQHLTNKNIPC, via the exons ATGGCCTCTCAGTCTCACTCTGTTAAATACACTGCATTACCAAGTAGTGATTTTGATGACTATGGTCAAGCTTTTGATTTCTCATCAATATTTTCCTACAATAAAAACACAAGTTCAAATGGATATCAAAGTCCAAACTTTCGATCTATTTTTACGTATGAAAGGAATAATGGATCATTGGGAaaacaaggaaaacaaaaaa caagaCAGCTTAACAGTGACAGGCTTGCTAGATTCTGTTTACTTTTTGCATATTTTGTGATGTACATTATGATGTTTCCAGTGCTTATTTGGTTTACTTTAAAG aaaatccCAGAAAATGAGCGACTTGTTGTATTTAGACTTGGTCATCTTCTAAAATCTAAAGGACCAG GCATTGTCCTGGTGTTTCCTCTCATTGATACATTTCAAAAAGTAAATATTGGATTAAAAGCATTCAGTGTTCCACCTAAGCAG ataatAACTGCAGACAAAAGCATTATTGAAGTTGGAGcagatatttattttcaaattgttGATGCAGAAAAGTCTGTGACCAACATCCAAAATTTAGATCTTTCCATCAGAATTCTTGTGCAGACTGCTCTTTGTAATCTTCTGGTGCAGAAAAAATTGCCAGAGATTGAGGGAGAAAGAATAGCTATTGCTAATGCTGTAATG gTAAGCAGTAACAAGACATGTCAGAACTGGGGTGTCACTATTACAAGAGCCGAACT gtCTCATATTAAAGTTCTTCAAGGACCTCCTACAAAGAAGCCAGCTCAGATGTGCATGCCTCCTGGATTATTTGGTGGCAGTGATGTCCCTTTCAATATTTCTCAGTTAGCTCAACTCATTACAGAAAACCAAG GTTCAGATCACACTGAGACCATTGTTAACTTATTACAAACTTTTGTTGGAGGTATAAAACCAGTTGAAGACAAGGCAAAACAATTACATGATTCCATTGTGCACAAGAAAGAACCAACTGAAACTCAACCTATAGAAAGTGTCAACAATGTTGAATTGTTCCCAGCACTTGATGTAGATGGCATATTGTTACTCATTCAAAAAGCTCTGAATGAAAATCTTGTACAAAAAGTCAGTGAAACTTTCCAGTTTGACGTTTCTGGTTCAGGGACATATTATTTGGATTTGAAAAATG GTCAAGGTTCTGTTGGTCATGGACCAGATCCCACAGGCCATCCTTCTGCTGTCTTAAGCTTAAGTTTTGCTGATCTACAAGCTATGCTTTTTGGTCAACTCAAACCTTTCCATGCATACATGAGTGGCAGACTTAAAGTTGCTGGGGACACAGCTGCAGCTTTAAAATTGGAAGAACTAGGATTAAGGATACAAcatcttacaaataaaaatataccatGTTAA
- the LOC106066807 gene encoding stomatin-like protein 1 isoform X2 has product MYIMMFPVLIWFTLKKIPENERLVVFRLGHLLKSKGPGIVLVFPLIDTFQKVNIGLKAFSVPPKQIITADKSIIEVGADIYFQIVDAEKSVTNIQNLDLSIRILVQTALCNLLVQKKLPEIEGERIAIANAVMVSSNKTCQNWGVTITRAELSHIKVLQGPPTKKPAQMCMPPGLFGGSDVPFNISQLAQLITENQGSDHTETIVNLLQTFVGGIKPVEDKAKQLHDSIVHKKEPTETQPIESVNNVELFPALDVDGILLLIQKALNENLVQKVSETFQFDVSGSGTYYLDLKNGQGSVGHGPDPTGHPSAVLSLSFADLQAMLFGQLKPFHAYMSGRLKVAGDTAAALKLEELGLRIQHLTNKNIPC; this is encoded by the exons ATGTACATTATGATGTTTCCAGTGCTTATTTGGTTTACTTTAAAG aaaatccCAGAAAATGAGCGACTTGTTGTATTTAGACTTGGTCATCTTCTAAAATCTAAAGGACCAG GCATTGTCCTGGTGTTTCCTCTCATTGATACATTTCAAAAAGTAAATATTGGATTAAAAGCATTCAGTGTTCCACCTAAGCAG ataatAACTGCAGACAAAAGCATTATTGAAGTTGGAGcagatatttattttcaaattgttGATGCAGAAAAGTCTGTGACCAACATCCAAAATTTAGATCTTTCCATCAGAATTCTTGTGCAGACTGCTCTTTGTAATCTTCTGGTGCAGAAAAAATTGCCAGAGATTGAGGGAGAAAGAATAGCTATTGCTAATGCTGTAATG gTAAGCAGTAACAAGACATGTCAGAACTGGGGTGTCACTATTACAAGAGCCGAACT gtCTCATATTAAAGTTCTTCAAGGACCTCCTACAAAGAAGCCAGCTCAGATGTGCATGCCTCCTGGATTATTTGGTGGCAGTGATGTCCCTTTCAATATTTCTCAGTTAGCTCAACTCATTACAGAAAACCAAG GTTCAGATCACACTGAGACCATTGTTAACTTATTACAAACTTTTGTTGGAGGTATAAAACCAGTTGAAGACAAGGCAAAACAATTACATGATTCCATTGTGCACAAGAAAGAACCAACTGAAACTCAACCTATAGAAAGTGTCAACAATGTTGAATTGTTCCCAGCACTTGATGTAGATGGCATATTGTTACTCATTCAAAAAGCTCTGAATGAAAATCTTGTACAAAAAGTCAGTGAAACTTTCCAGTTTGACGTTTCTGGTTCAGGGACATATTATTTGGATTTGAAAAATG GTCAAGGTTCTGTTGGTCATGGACCAGATCCCACAGGCCATCCTTCTGCTGTCTTAAGCTTAAGTTTTGCTGATCTACAAGCTATGCTTTTTGGTCAACTCAAACCTTTCCATGCATACATGAGTGGCAGACTTAAAGTTGCTGGGGACACAGCTGCAGCTTTAAAATTGGAAGAACTAGGATTAAGGATACAAcatcttacaaataaaaatataccatGTTAA